TCCGCGAGGCGCACCCCGAACATATCGCGCTAACCTACATCAACTGCTCGACTGAAGTGAAAGCATTGTCGGACGTGATCGTCACCAGCTCGAGCGCAGAGACGATCATCGCCCAGATCCCCGAAGACCAGAAGATCATCTTCGGGCCCGACCGGCACCTCGGCGGCTATCTCAGCCGGAAATTCAATCGCGAGATGCTGCTGTGGCCGGGTGTGTGCATCGTCCACGAAGCGTTTTCGGAAACCGAGCTGCTCAAGCTCAAGGCGCAGCACCCCGGCGCACCGGTGGCCGCGCACCCCGAATGCCCGCCGTCGATCATCGACCATGCCGACTATGTCGGCTCGACCAGCGGCATCCTCAAGTTTGCGCAAGCGTTCGAAGGCGACACGCTGATCGTCGCCACCGAACCTCACATCATGCACCAGATGGAAAAGGTGCTGCCCGAGAAGACCTTCATCGGCGCGCCGGGCGCGGACGGCAACTGCAGCTGCAACATCTGCCCCTACATGGCGCTCAACACGCTACCCAAGCTCTATACCGCGCTGCGCGACCTCGAACCGCGGATCGAGATCGAGGAAGGCTTGCGGCTCGCCGCGAAGCGCAGCCTCGACCGGATGCTCGAGATGGCCAGCAACACCGTCGGCAAGGGCGATCTCGGCAAAGTCTAGCGCGGCCCGGCAGCGGGCAATCGCGCGTCGCGAAGACACCTCAACAGCAAGACGAAGACCCCGCCGGATCGCTCCGGCGAGGTCTCATTCTACTATCAGAAGCGACGGTTCAGAGTACCAGATCGGCTGCCATCACCGCATCGCCGATCACGTGGACGCTGAAATCGGCAACCCCGTCTCCGTCGATATCGCCGGAGAGATATCCGCCGTCGAAGCGTACTTCGCCTGCGCTGTTGGAGAATACGGCATTGCCGATGAAGGCACCGAAACCGAGCGCGGTCAGGTCGATCGTGTCCTCGCCGCTGGCGAAGTCTGCGATCGTGTCGCCCATTTCCATGTTGTGGAACAAGAAGGTATCCGCACCGTCACCGCCGATCAGGGTGTCGGCGCCTTCGTAGCCGTCGAGCACGTCGTCGCCACCCATGCCGTTGAGCACGTTGTCGACCTGGTTGCCGACCAGATAGTCACGCTGCGTCGAGCCGATCGCGTTCTCGATGATCGTGCCGTAGGCAATCGAAATGTTATCGACCGCCGTGGTGTACAGGCCGCTGATGCTGACGCCGGTCGCATAGTAGGTGTCGGCCTGATTCACCGACTCGTAATAGGGCATGAAAGTAGACGCCCAGTATGCAGGCGTGGTGTCATACACATCGCCGAGAGTCGTATAGCCGGCTTCGCGGATGGCAGCGCGGTGTTCGTTGATCACCGAGGCATCGGGAATGGCGGCCGCGCCCGAGCTGAACGCCCCTTCGTGCAGGTTGATGTAGACGCTCACCCCCGCTCCGGACATGTCGATCGTGTCGTTGCCGCCGGCATCGTAGATCGACAGGTAGGGGAACAGGTTCTGCGAGAAATCGTAGACCGCGTTTCCTGCCGTCGAGTTCCAGCCGTAGATCGTGTCATCCGCACGGGTCGTGGGATCAGCCCCGTACTTGGCCTGGATCGTCAGTATATCATGGACCAGCGGAGTCTGAGGGTTGTTGTAGAACCCGCTCGACCAGTCGACATTGTACTGGTTGAACGAAGTGTTCTCCGACCCCCAGTACGACATGATCGTATACTGCTCGCTGTCCTGGGCATACTCGGCGTAATTGGCGTAGTTCAGCGGTAGATCGGGGTCGTAATTGTAATTGCCCGGGTGCGAGAGACCGAGCGTATGGCCAAGCTCGTGGACGAGCGTGGTCGCGCCATAGCCGCCAAAGCCCAGCCAGGCGTTGGTCCAGTTGACCGCCGGATCGGCCACGAACACATCCGACTGGAATTGCCAGCCCCGGCCGTTGATCGGATAGTAGGCATAGGCCTGCGCGGGGTCCCAGCTATTGCCGAACTGGATATCTGCCCCGATCCCGTTCTTTTCGACAAAAGTTTGCGGAATCAGGTCGTCCCACAGCTGGATCGACGCACGCGCAGCGTCGCGCTGGGCGTCGTCGAACGGCGAGAATCCGTAAGGTGCCCCGAAGCCGTAATTCGGGTTGTTGTAGAGCCCTGTCAGATGCGAAAGGTCGGTAAAACTGTAAGTGATCGTGCCGCTCGGCGCGTCAAGCACGCGCCCGGAGTCGATATGCTCGACAACTCCGTCGAGCCCAAGGATCGGCTTGCCGTCCCAGGTTCCGCCGGCATACGGGTCAAGGCTGAAGTCGGTCGGCGCGACCGGCGCTGGCATGTCGAGTGCGACCGGTGCCAATTTGCCTTCGTGCGCCTGCGTTCGCAGCGTATCGTCGCCGCGTGCCTCTGCAATCGGCTGACTGCTTGTACTTTCGATCTTTGCCACGTGCGTATCTCCCCTCGTCCGCCGGAGAAGCCGGCGGGTGCACAAAACCCGCCGGGGCCGCCGGCGAGCGTTCGGTTAGCGATCTGCCGGAGTTCCGCGTCCCACGAATTCCAGATCGGGACAGGCTTAGATCTGGGCTAATCGAAGTCAACGCCTGCGGAGAACAAAGCGCTGAATTAGCATGATTGGTTCGCGTCAAGCGATGGCGGAGTCATTTAATTTCAAGCTGCCAACCGATCGATCATTTGCCTGCAAGGGGATCGAGTCCAATCACGAATTGATCGGCGGTTTACTCGCCTGAACGGCCACCGCAGGTCCCTGCGAACGAGCGAGAACCAGCGCGCCCGCCACCAGTGCCATGCCGACCATGTCGGGCACTGCGAGCGTTTCTCCGAACACCATCCAGCCGATCGCGGCGGCGATCGCCGGCTGGGTCAAGAGCGCCATCCCGATCACCAGCGGCGGGAAGTTCTTGAGCGAATAGACCAACAGTCCCTGCCCGATGATCTGGCTGGTGATCGCCAGCGTCACGACCGGTCCCCACCCCGCCGCACCAGGCCAGACCGGTTCGCCCAGCGCGATCGATGCCGCGAGCAGTAGCGGCGAAGAGGCGAGCCCCACCAGCACGAGCACGCTCCATTGCCCCATCGATGCCCGCGCCCGCTGCGCAGGGATAAGGTAGAACGCGTAGCAAAGCCCGGCGAACAGGCAGAACAAGTCACCAACGAGCGTCTTGGTCGAAATCTCGAGGCTGCGGCCGAGCAGGATCGTCGCCCCGCCAATCGCAGCTGCCAGTGCCAGCGCCTCACGCCGGTTGGGCAGGCGGCGAATGGCGACAATGCCCCATGCCATCAGGATCAGGCTGCCCGCGTTGCCGAACAAGGTCGCGTTGCCCAGCCGGGTGCGTTCGATCCCGGTGTGCCAACTGGCAAGGTCCATCGCGAAGAAGGTGCCCGCAATCAGCACCATTGCGACCATGCGCCGGTCGAGCTTGCCGGGTAGCCGCGTGCGCCATGCCAGCAGCGCCATCAGCGGCAGCGGCAGCAGCATCCGCCAGAAGGCGGCGGCGACCGGGCCGGTATCGCTCAGCCGGACCAGCCACGGCCCCAGCGCGAGCGCGACATTGCCGCCAATCAGCGCCGCGAAGTGCCGCGCGTCGGCCTGAAAGGCATTCTTGTCCGCCGTGGCGCTTGTCGTGGTCATGAGTCGCCCCTAGTTCGGTTGCACAACGAAACCAGCAAAAAAGGACTGCCGCCCATGCACGATGCGCTGTTTACCCCCGTCAAGCTCGGCGCGATAGAAACCAAGAACCGCATCCTGATGGCACCGCTGACGCGCGGGCGCTCGACCTTCCCCGGTTCGATCCCCAACGAGCTGATGGTGGAATACTATCGCCAGCGCGCAGGAGCAGGCCTGATCATCAGCGAAGCGACCGGGATCAGCCGCGAAGGGCTTGGCTGGCCCGCCGCACCGGGCGTCTGGAGCGAGGAGCAGGTCGAAGGCTGGAAGCCGGTGACCAAGGCGGTCCACGACGCAGGCGGCAAGATCGTGCTGCAGCTGTGGCATATGGGTCGGCTCGTCCACCCCGACTTCCTCGATGGCAATCCGGGCGTATCGGCCAGCGCGACCACTGCGCCCGACCACGCGCACACGCCGACCGGTCGCCAGCCGCACCAGCAGGCCCGCGCATTGAGCGTCGAGGAGATTGCCCGTGTCGTCGGCGACTATCGCAAGGCTGGGGAGAACGCCAAGGCAGCCGGGTTCGACGGCGTGCAACTGCACGGCGCGAACGGCTACCTCGTCGACCAGTTCCTGCGCGACTCGACCAACTTGAGGACCGACGAATACGGCGGTTCGGCGGAAAACCGCACTCGGTTCCTGCGCGAAGTGCTGACCGCGCTGATCGAGGTCTGGGGCGCGGACCGGGTCAGCGTGCGCCTTTCGCCCAACGGCGAAACGCAAGGCTGCAACGACAGCGATCCGGCAACCACGTTCGGGGCGGCAGCGAAGGTTTGCGAAGGCCTCGGGCTGTCATTCGTCGAACTGCGCCAGCCGGGACCGGACGGGACCTTCGGCGCGACCGACGTGCCCAAGCAGGATGGAGTCATCCGCAGCATCTATTCGGGACCGCTCGTGCTCAACAGCGACTACACCGCAGAAGAAGCAGAAGCAGACGTGGCCAGCGGGCGTTGCGATGCGATCAGCTTCGGACGGCCCTACATCTCCAACCCCGACCTCGCCGAACGAATCGCAGTTGGGGCCGAATGGGCGCCCAACGTCAACGTGCCGAAGAGCTGGTACCTGCCCGGCCCCGAAGGCTACATCGATTATCCGACGATGGAAGAAACAGCGACCGCTACCGCCTGACCGGTCCGGGCTATTGCGCGGTGGGAGCTGGTGTAGCTTCCGCCGATGCGGGCGCGTCGCTCGCGCTGTCTGCTGGGGTGGCGCTTGGCGCGCTGGCAGGCTGGCTCTGCAACGGCGGCGATTGCGACTTCACGGTATCGAGCGGCAACATCGCATCGCTGGCCGATCCCGGCAGGATTTCGCCCGCTGCCGTAGCGTTCTCGTCATCCGAGGCAGCCGGCTGCTTCGAACCGCATGCGCTGAGGATAGCGAGCAACGGCAGGGCCAGGTAGGCAGGTTTGATCGTCATGGCGTTTCCGTGTTGCAGTTGCCGAGCCGGGCGAGGAACCCGCGCGCCTCTGCGAGCAATGCCTCATCGAACGCCTCGGGCGCAAGCGGGATCCCGAGCCGGTCCATACTGGTGACCCCGAATTCGTCTATTCCGCACGGCACGATGCCGGTGAAATGGGTGAGGTCGGGCGCGAGATTGACCGAGAACCCGTGCATCGTCACCCACCGCCGCACACGCACCCCGATCGCGCCGATCTTGGCTTCGCGCCCGTCGATATCATCGGTCCAGATCCCTACCCGTCCTTCTGCGGGCCACGACTTCACCCCGAACCTCGCGAGAGTGGCGATGACCCATTGCTCGAGCCCGTGGACGAAGCAGCGCACGTCCTTTCCGCGCCGATTGAGGTCGAGCAGCACATAACCGACCCGCTGCCCTGGGCCGTGATAGGTATAGCGCCCACCGCGCCCGGCCTCGACCACTTCGAACCGGGGATCGAGCAGTTCCGCCTCGGCAGCGCTGGTCCCTGCGGTGTAGACCGGCGGGTGCTCGAGCAACCAGATCAGTTCGCGCGCTTCGCCCGCAGCAATCGCGCGGTTGCGCGCCTCCATCTCGGCCAGCGCCTCGCGATAGGGCACCGGTGCGTGCGATATGCGCAGTTCGATCTCGGGCGGAAGATAATCGGCCATTGCCGATTGCGTGGCGATGCCCGGCCCGGTTATCAAGGGGAAAGCCGCAGGAAAGGGGAACCGAGCGATGCAATTCGACATGACCGCCGCGTGGAACGAGGCGATGCGCCTTGTTACCGCCAACCGCGACGTGCTTCTGATCGTCGGCGGGGTGTTCTTCTTCCTTCCCTACCTCGTATTTGCAT
Above is a window of Tsuneonella mangrovi DNA encoding:
- the nadA gene encoding quinolinate synthase NadA, coding for MSIETKLPTGQDLLAEIDRLRKEKNAIILAHYYQSPEIQDLADFVGDSLELSRKAAATDADVIAFCGVKFMADTAKILSPEKIVVLPDMDAGCSLEDSCPPEKFKAFREAHPEHIALTYINCSTEVKALSDVIVTSSSAETIIAQIPEDQKIIFGPDRHLGGYLSRKFNREMLLWPGVCIVHEAFSETELLKLKAQHPGAPVAAHPECPPSIIDHADYVGSTSGILKFAQAFEGDTLIVATEPHIMHQMEKVLPEKTFIGAPGADGNCSCNICPYMALNTLPKLYTALRDLEPRIEIEEGLRLAAKRSLDRMLEMASNTVGKGDLGKV
- a CDS encoding M10 family metallopeptidase C-terminal domain-containing protein; protein product: MAKIESTSSQPIAEARGDDTLRTQAHEGKLAPVALDMPAPVAPTDFSLDPYAGGTWDGKPILGLDGVVEHIDSGRVLDAPSGTITYSFTDLSHLTGLYNNPNYGFGAPYGFSPFDDAQRDAARASIQLWDDLIPQTFVEKNGIGADIQFGNSWDPAQAYAYYPINGRGWQFQSDVFVADPAVNWTNAWLGFGGYGATTLVHELGHTLGLSHPGNYNYDPDLPLNYANYAEYAQDSEQYTIMSYWGSENTSFNQYNVDWSSGFYNNPQTPLVHDILTIQAKYGADPTTRADDTIYGWNSTAGNAVYDFSQNLFPYLSIYDAGGNDTIDMSGAGVSVYINLHEGAFSSGAAAIPDASVINEHRAAIREAGYTTLGDVYDTTPAYWASTFMPYYESVNQADTYYATGVSISGLYTTAVDNISIAYGTIIENAIGSTQRDYLVGNQVDNVLNGMGGDDVLDGYEGADTLIGGDGADTFLFHNMEMGDTIADFASGEDTIDLTALGFGAFIGNAVFSNSAGEVRFDGGYLSGDIDGDGVADFSVHVIGDAVMAADLVL
- a CDS encoding DMT family transporter, with amino-acid sequence MTTTSATADKNAFQADARHFAALIGGNVALALGPWLVRLSDTGPVAAAFWRMLLPLPLMALLAWRTRLPGKLDRRMVAMVLIAGTFFAMDLASWHTGIERTRLGNATLFGNAGSLILMAWGIVAIRRLPNRREALALAAAIGGATILLGRSLEISTKTLVGDLFCLFAGLCYAFYLIPAQRARASMGQWSVLVLVGLASSPLLLAASIALGEPVWPGAAGWGPVVTLAITSQIIGQGLLVYSLKNFPPLVIGMALLTQPAIAAAIGWMVFGETLAVPDMVGMALVAGALVLARSQGPAVAVQASKPPINS
- a CDS encoding alkene reductase — protein: MHDALFTPVKLGAIETKNRILMAPLTRGRSTFPGSIPNELMVEYYRQRAGAGLIISEATGISREGLGWPAAPGVWSEEQVEGWKPVTKAVHDAGGKIVLQLWHMGRLVHPDFLDGNPGVSASATTAPDHAHTPTGRQPHQQARALSVEEIARVVGDYRKAGENAKAAGFDGVQLHGANGYLVDQFLRDSTNLRTDEYGGSAENRTRFLREVLTALIEVWGADRVSVRLSPNGETQGCNDSDPATTFGAAAKVCEGLGLSFVELRQPGPDGTFGATDVPKQDGVIRSIYSGPLVLNSDYTAEEAEADVASGRCDAISFGRPYISNPDLAERIAVGAEWAPNVNVPKSWYLPGPEGYIDYPTMEETATATA
- the lipB gene encoding lipoyl(octanoyl) transferase LipB encodes the protein MADYLPPEIELRISHAPVPYREALAEMEARNRAIAAGEARELIWLLEHPPVYTAGTSAAEAELLDPRFEVVEAGRGGRYTYHGPGQRVGYVLLDLNRRGKDVRCFVHGLEQWVIATLARFGVKSWPAEGRVGIWTDDIDGREAKIGAIGVRVRRWVTMHGFSVNLAPDLTHFTGIVPCGIDEFGVTSMDRLGIPLAPEAFDEALLAEARGFLARLGNCNTETP